The segment TCTGGATCAGTTTGAAATATTTCGGGTTGTGTTTCTCACCCAGAATCAGGTTTCCTAAAGACACGATGCTCTCGTGCTCTGacctctgcacctcctcctcctcctcctcctgctcctcctcctgttcctcctcatGGCCTCTCCCTCTGAGCTCCTCCTGTTTCTCCCGGCTCCGACACTGACggcacaaacacagagaagtCAAATGAACGCGGTGCTGCTGCATTTCTGAGTGTCTGCTGCTGTCGTCGGCTGATCTGAGATCTGCTCTCTCgtattattaaattattcttCGGTGTCGTGATCAGCTGTGGTTGATCGCCACACCGCCTCACCTCCTCGGCTCCTCGGGCCCGACCCAAGGAGCTGAGCTTCCACTCCTCCCACGACGGAGGAGGTTTCCTGGGGAGGGAGCCCACGCTCTCCTCCGCCTTCTCCGGCCTCTTCaactcctccacctccttcacctcctcgtCCACGGCCATCTCCCTGCCGTCCTCCAGCAGGAGGTCAGAAgtcagggaggaggaggtgtatCGAGGCAGACCTCCGTCCAGGATCAgctcccgctcctcctcctcctcctcttctggaCGGAGGTCTTCGGGCAGGACGGAGCCGTCTCCGAAACCCTGAAAACACACGTCATAACATTTCTGAAAttgaattgtaaaaaaataaatctcaacGTCCAGTTTGGACCGTTTGTACATTAAGACATTAACGAGGGCTCTTTTTCaaatcagtcgatatcgatatatgtCACCACATACACCAAATCACTATTGacactgaaaatattctgtttgagttCTGGTGGAAATACAGAGAGGAAcaatccccaaaatgtccttGAAGTCCTTGAACACCTCATGTGTTATTaaacaggtttgtgaaacaaaattccatgacttttccaaaactttcatgGTATATTTAGGTTTTTCAAagcttttccaggcctggaattGCTATTTGCTTGTGTGTATGAACTCATGAAGACAGCGACGTGTCAAACATCAGGCTTGTGTGCAGAAATTGtcctcgtcttcttcttcttgacAGAAATACTTTAAATGAAACCTGAGAAACATGAATCTCTGTAAAAGCAGCCGAGCAGATCTGAGAAATAAACTGGGGGAGAAGCCAGAAAGATAAAATCCAGACTGCTGCTGATCCAAACGGCTCCGTCCCTCCTCCGGACTCTCGTTTTTATGGTTTTGGACACCCTGGACGTCGGTCAGTGCAGAGACTCGTCAGGCCGCAGAGACTCGTCAGGCTGCAAAGACTGGTCAGGCCGCAGAGATTCGGCAGTCAGAGACTCGTCAGGCCACAGAGACTCGTCGGGCCGCAGAGACTCGTCAGGCTGCAGAGATTCGGCAGTCAGAGACTTGTCAGGCCGCAGAGACTCGTCAGGCCACAGAGATTCGGCAGTCAGAGACTCGTCAGGCCGCAGAGATTCGGCAGTCAGAGACTCGTCAGGCCGCAGAGACTCGTCAGTCAGAGACTCATCGGTCAGAGACTCGTCGGTCAGAGACTCGTCGGTCAGAGACTCATCGGTCAGAGACTCGTCGGTCAGAGACTGGG is part of the Plectropomus leopardus isolate mb unplaced genomic scaffold, YSFRI_Pleo_2.0 unplaced_scaffold2269, whole genome shotgun sequence genome and harbors:
- the LOC121965998 gene encoding cilia- and flagella-associated protein 251-like produces the protein MYKRSKLDGFGDGSVLPEDLRPEEEEEEERELILDGGLPRYTSSSLTSDLLLEDGREMAVDEEVKEVEELKRPEKAEESVGSLPRKPPPSWEEWKLSSLGRARGAEECRSREKQEELRGRGHEEEQEEEQEEEEEEVQRSEHESIVSLGNLIL